One part of the Prochlorococcus marinus str. MIT 9313 genome encodes these proteins:
- a CDS encoding CobW family GTP-binding protein, protein MNDAIASEATTQPDHGEALEQDRCVPVTILTGFLGAGKTTLLNHILSNQNGIKTAVLVNEFGEIGIDNELIVTTGDDMVELSNGCICCSINGELLEAVDRILERPDPIDYLVVETTGLADPLPVAMTFLGSELRDQTRLDSIITLIDAENFNDQLLESEVGRAQVIYGDILLLNKTDLVPEERLKEVESKLADLKQNPRILRSIKGNVPLPLLLSVGLFETDRVQPADLAESHDHSHHHDDHSHHHDDHPDHLAIEGFTSLSFSSDDPFALRKFQNFLDNQLPAEVFRAKGILWFNESERRHIFHLAGKRFSIDDSDWPAERKNQLVLIGRQLDHDTLRRQLQACVAKDAGKGFS, encoded by the coding sequence TCCTCACTGGCTTCCTAGGCGCCGGCAAAACCACCCTGCTCAATCACATCCTCAGCAATCAGAACGGAATCAAAACCGCCGTATTGGTGAATGAATTCGGTGAAATTGGAATCGACAACGAGCTGATCGTGACCACCGGCGATGACATGGTCGAACTCAGCAATGGCTGCATCTGCTGCTCGATTAATGGGGAGCTGCTTGAAGCGGTTGATCGGATTCTCGAACGTCCAGACCCAATCGATTACCTCGTTGTAGAAACCACAGGCCTGGCAGATCCGCTACCCGTTGCCATGACCTTTCTTGGCAGTGAACTGCGAGATCAAACCCGCTTGGATTCGATCATTACCTTGATCGACGCGGAAAACTTTAACGACCAACTCCTGGAAAGCGAAGTCGGCAGAGCCCAGGTGATCTATGGCGACATCCTGCTGCTCAACAAAACAGATCTCGTCCCTGAAGAGCGATTAAAAGAGGTTGAATCCAAGTTGGCAGACCTCAAACAAAATCCGCGCATCCTTCGATCAATCAAAGGGAACGTGCCCTTACCGCTACTGCTAAGCGTGGGCCTGTTTGAAACCGATCGCGTACAACCAGCAGACCTTGCAGAGAGCCACGATCACAGTCATCACCACGACGATCACAGTCATCACCACGATGACCACCCTGATCACCTAGCAATCGAAGGCTTCACATCCCTATCCTTCAGCAGCGATGACCCTTTTGCGCTGCGGAAGTTCCAAAATTTCTTAGACAATCAACTTCCTGCAGAAGTCTTTCGTGCCAAAGGGATTCTCTGGTTCAACGAGAGCGAACGCCGCCACATCTTTCATTTAGCCGGCAAGCGCTTCTCCATTGATGACAGCGACTGGCCCGCTGAGCGCAAGAACCAACTGGTGTTGATTGGACGCCAACTCGATCACGACACCCTGCGACGCCAACTTCAGGCCTGCGTAGCAAAGGACGCCGGCAAAGGGTTCAGCTGA